A stretch of DNA from Telopea speciosissima isolate NSW1024214 ecotype Mountain lineage chromosome 5, Tspe_v1, whole genome shotgun sequence:
GAGCAAACACTGCTTCCTTGACCTCATCCAAGCTAGGAGTTGCAGCCAGCATCACATTATCTTCCTCTGAAATAACTGTAGGAATTGAATTCATCAAGGCCTCAAATTTACTCTTAATTATATATTGGCATGCATCTCCATGTATATCTATAGGTACGCGTCAACATTACTCTCACCACTATTGTGTACTCTCACACAATCTTGAATTTTTCATAGCTCTATTTTGTCACCTGGCAAATTCTGTTTGGGAGAAAAGTTTGACGTGTGAGCAGGGGGGACCTTGGGGTCTACATGCAAATAAAATTGAATGTTTTCCCATGGTTATTAGTGTTTCTATTCTCTGTTCTACAATGCGTTATCAATGTATGTCTTAATATTAATTAGGGTTTCATTTTATGGATCTAGGATTTACCATGCATGTCAGTAGTAATTttgtttcacccaaaaaaaaagtagtaattttgggcaattatttatttgaattttttatattttaaagtATTCTAAACATTTTTAGATGTTATTTAAGGGTTTTTTTAATGTTCATGATTTGTAATTTTCATGCATATTCAGAAATTTAAGGCttgtatttttcattatttcatGTTTATTGTTTCGTACTAGCAATTCggtaattttatgtttattttgcATACAAATTTTTActttacattttattttttaatttctagtaGAATTTTATGCTTTAGAATAATGTTTAGGATAGATCGCTTCATAGTTGGATTTTTttcttaggctctctttggcatagtttatatttaaatttatgacatatttatatataatcagTTATGATAATAGGTTATGGGCTATAAACAATAATTGTTTGGTTACTACCAtacataatagattatataatgaaaaatatgttTGGTATGTTTAAATGaagaatatattatatattattgtgGGGATGGGTGGAGAccggagagagagggagagaggaaaaaagaggttttgttctaatttttgttaattttaccAATTTACCCCCACTTAAATAACAATTCATTAATTGTACTAGCATAAACAAATTTCAACAGTTTATgatgataaatcataaacaactctTGGGCTATTTATGAATTTatgcttatattgatttattttgatGAGAAATATGGGTCATAAATCATATcaaacacatctatttatgtttCTGCGtcagataaacataaatttaaactataccaaagagagccttagttaattttctattttattgtaaATTCTGCTGAATAGGAAAATACTTGTTAATTTGTATAAATATTATACAAAACAAAGGAAGATTTGTTTCAAAAGATGGACCGGGTATTTGTTACAAGATTCATCGTTGAGTAAATTATTTGTTTATGGgtccttatcccaactaaggctctgtttgtttcgtgTAAAATTTTACTTACGTAGCAAAttttacttcataaatgtaaattttacatgttgaaattttttctaatgtttgttttcattaaaaaaaaaaaaaacattgaaacaCTTTTCAACATTAAAATTTTACTTCTAAAATTTTACACCGAAACAAACAAAATCCTATTTCATTGCAACTGTATCTATCTTATCCATTGTTAATTCAAAGGTGCCCCATTTAAGTCTGCCCTATGTTTGGTTGCTTTCTTgaatgaaaaggaagaaagaaggaagaggggggaaaaaacagacgaagttttcctccacccatagaggacggtacGTTCACCCACtattctagggttcacaaatccctcctagggttttagtatgttccaaaatgcCCTCTTGATACCCATTCACCGTGGATGGAGGGAACTCTGTCCAAGAAAATATGTTACTTGTATAATTGTCTAGTTACTTTTGAGAATATCAAATGAAAATAGATGACAAATTTATTCATCTCCAGATTCAACGTGAAAGTAGGCACAACAACGATCAGAGAGGAGCCATCGCCGATCGTAGCAATAGTCATAGCAACGAGGCTAGTCGTTCTAAGAGCTTCGGAACAAAATCACTCAGACTTGTGATCAATGTCAGATCTGGGAGAGCCATAACTCGATCGGAGGTTGGCGCTAAGTCAACGAGGCATGCTCGCTTTGGCTTAGAAATGGCAACCACATACACTGCGAGATCAATGCATAGAGTCGTCATTGACAAACATTGTCCAtgtcttcccccccccctccccccatgaTTTTAACCCAGGTTTGACCGACTAAATCCCCTAGGGCTCGTGTACGACCCCGCAATACACACGGACCAGGAGATACTAGggcccccatgttcaccagggagTTTCCTTTTAGGCAGGTAGCCCTAAGGGGGGGAGGCGGAGTCGAACTCAAGACCTTTAGCTTCCTTAGGCCTCGTCCCTTGCCAACTGTGCTGCCCCTTGGGGTTCATTTGCTTGTCAGTTACAAACATAGTTACAAATTGCTATGGTTACAAAGGTAAATGTCATTTGCTTGTCAGTTATAAATTAAATGCTATTTGCTGGCCTTGGCGTAacagttaagttgcgctattgcaatctattggttgcgggttcaaaacttggaaacaacctctctagCGAAGCAAAAGGGCAAGGTTGTTGCGTGCATTTGCCCCTTCCAAACCCtgtagtagcgggagcctcgtgcactgggacgctctcTCTTGCTCGCTATTATGTTTTGTTTACTACTTTGACAATATTAGTATGTgagaaaaattcaaaagaaaaaaaaaatttataggtCCTGGTTAGGTCAAGGATTTCTGCCCCTAATTTTTTGCATTTGTTAGGATGAGTAGCTGACTCCTTCAACTATTTGAAACTTGGATCTTGAAGTTTGATTTCAGAAGTCAAAAGAGTGAGAACTGTGAAGAAATCCATAATAACCAGAAATCCCTCACCTAAGGAAGAACAAAGATGATATCAGTAATGAAATTCCAATGCAAACAATGATCCATCCAATCTTTCTGATATTTTTATCCAAAAGAGTGACCAATGAATCTACTTCATGAGCAAGGTTTGGAGCAAAACCCAAATCAAACAAGAACCCTCAAACCCAAACCCTTTTCTCATTAACCTGCTTTCTTCCTGAAGGAACAAAGCCTTGAACTGGAATCCAGTGTCCATTTGCCTTTCTGCTTTTGCCTGCTATATACCaatttcacaaaaaataatCTCAAAAAATCATCACTTTTTGTTTATAGAGagaatagtttttttttctttcctatgtCCATTTCGAACTGTTTCTTTCTATCAGAAATCTAATCAGAGATGAGAGTAACTGAttcctatcaaaagcaaaagtGCATCAGATGGGCCATAAAAGGTATCTTAAAGATGGTAACTCTTCCTAGGCAAGTAACCTCATATTCCAGATTGATTCTTTACCAGCTTATCATCCATGTTGTGCAATGAGAAGGTCTTCCATATTTGTTCTAGGCTTCCATTAACATCtgtgtgtgagagagacagagagagagagagtagtggGTACAGCTTCTAACTTTCAAGTTCCAATGAGAAACAATTCAGAAACCTTTTGCCGTTAAAGAAAACCCATTGTCATAAAGCAAGGCAATCCAAACACGCACAAAAGCAAACCTTGGCGTGGCAGTCAgtctctctatctttctctctcaagcTCTCATACACTCTTTCTCTTTGCTCTCTGAGACTGTGACACTGTTTCACTGTTCACACTGAAAAAAGACCTGGCAAATACGATCAAAACCATGTTCTCTCACTTTATCCAAAGAGAGTGATAAGTAATCTGGTGCAGAGGTCAAGCCTTGCAAGTTGCAGCAGTGCTGGTCCCTAACAGCACAAGAAGCTAATGGAGAAACCTGAACCCCCATTATCTGATTCAGCCCAGTCCTGCAACTGGCtacagtagcagcagcagaTGTGGTCAGTCTCAAACTCCAACGCAACTTACGCAACTCCATTACTCAGCTTCCCCCTAAGGTCCCCACCCTGTACAGTAAACACccagagaaagagatagagagagaagactGAGAGAGAGATCTCATTTCATATTCTACTAAGTACTAATAATTCAAGAGAtaaaggaagaggaaagaaaggaagaaagaatgaCTTGGACGTTAGAACCCATTAAAAAGGAGGGTgagccttctctttctttccagaAACATGAAATTTTGGGAAAGTTGCTTGCTGCTTAAGCAATACAacttctcattttgtttctcttccttaccttctctttctttctcactTTAAATCTACAAACTACAAAGACAGATTAagcttaaaaaaaagggaatgatTTACTAACCacaaaaccaacaaaataaaaattgcagAGAATGTATTCTGAATTCACAAGCTAACAAGTTGAACAAAGtaagaaagatagaaagaaaacccaaacggattttatagaagaaaaaaaaaaaaaggggtccaAATTGGTAAAAAGATTCATTCAAAAgtgaggtggtggtggtggttgtctCGCGGTTGGAGCCCAAATCACATCGGAAGGCAGATGGCAGCTGTAAATTGACACCCCACATGATTCCGCCGGAACAGGCAGTGGACCTGGGTGGTCATGGCTTCCctcgccaccaccaccagaaCCAGACGGAGATTGATCTGCTTTACCCGAAAGCGGactctgcaactcatcttctgtAGACAACCGGTGATAAGAAGGAATACTAAATCCCGCAGCGACGATATAAACAGTTCCAGCGGCGAGCAGAGACCCAGCAACTGACCCTCCAACGATCTGCCCAGACGGACCAGCGAGTGAGATACTGAAGGCATTAGCAGAAGAGGGTATTGAAGACGAAGCCGGTGGAAGCAAAGTAGCCGACATGGAGAGAATATCAAAGCGACCATGAAAGGTGACGGTAGCTCCAGGAGTGGCGGATGGCTGGCGGAGGGTAACGTTAGCAACGGTACCGGAACTGGTCAATACGCAGAGGCCAATATTCCGGCGATGGACAAAGCGTGCGAGGGCGTCGACGACGTCAAGGCCACCAGGAACTTCAAGGACATGTGGGCGCATGGCGTTGGAGTCGGTGGTGTCGCGTGTGATGAAGACTGGTGGTTTGGGTTTGTTCTTAGACCCTGGGGGACGACCTCGGGGTCGTCTAACAACTTCGATGGTAGCTCCGTCGCCTTTGGGGGTGATGGTGGTGACTTCAGAAGAGTGGTGGTTCACGATGGCTCTAGTGGTggcgccgccaccaccaccaccgctgctTCGGCTCTCGTCATCTTCCGAAGTTTGATATTGCGGTTGGTGTGAGGAGGGATGGTGACATTCTGGGGTGACCAcgtggtggtgttggtggtggtgcagcTGATGAAGCTTCTGTTGTTGGTGGAGCTTAGCGAACATGCTATTGTTACTCCCTCCACCCTTCCCTTCGTCATATTCACTTTTCATCTCCTTCGAATTTCTTTAAAATAAACTCTTTCAATAAATGACAACacaacagaaacagaaacactccttaaaataacataaaataagaTAAGAGAGAAGGCTAAAACaaacaaaggaagagaaagagaagagagggtgTGAGTGATCAGACACAAATAGCGACGCagagactagagagagagagagagagagagaggttggaTTTGGTTTCGTTCGAAGCTTATatagaagaaataaataaatgaggAGAAGTGCCGAAATGGGGACCGGGGGtttagagaaggagagagaaaaagtgaTTGGAGACAGGGGAAATGGAAGGGAAGGTGTTTGAACTTGGAAACGAAGAAAAGGGTTAATTACGCCGCTGACtggcggtggaggtggagaTGAGGGTGGGGTCTACACCTGAgactgagagaaagagagagaaattcaatatttttttctgCTTTCCTTGTCTTccatttttatcctttttctgGTCTTGGCCCATCCCTTCACCGCTTTCACCgcctatagagagagagagaaaacggtgtgcgtgtgtgtgtttGAGTGATGCCAATTGCCAATTGCCAATTGCAAAGAGCCCAGGGCCCGGGTGGGTGAGGCCCTGAGGAGAAGAGGTCTTAGGCCCAAGTGAGCGGATTGACAGTGACGCGTATGATGGGCTGATGTCGTCTCTTTTGGGGGCTATGGAGTATTGAAGCACTGGatgatgtctctctctctctctctcaccctgtGTAGTTGCATTTAACCGTGCTTTCTCCATATTGAGAATCAAATCTCAGACATTTTGACGGAAAGAATGCGTTGACTGGGGCTAAGGGGAGTTATTCTTTGATAATTGTTCTTACTCTTGTCGTTTGCTTTTCATTGTTTCACTTTCACATTTACGTCTGAGTTTTTCTTTTCAGTTAAGGTCTAAGGGGGAAAATCCCTTGGCCGTGGGTTTAATGtattgaagggtatttttgagaATATGCAAAAATCTTATggtttgtgagttgtgactctAGGGTGATGTAATGAACCTTGTggtagaggaaaactttcttttttttatatcacACCACCCTACATTAGTGCAAGGACCAACGAGAGTGCACGTAATGACATCAATATGGatagatttttttaattcactAGGGGTGGAGTGATAATTTTGCACATACCTGACATGGGCATAGGCCACATGACTAGGTGTTAAGAAACAACGTCCGGAAGTGGCGATTtgtagaaaaaaatgaaaaattgaaagaaaagaagcaacATACAAACACACAACACAGAGGATTTACGTGATTGATCCCCAAGATgagaagctacatccacggtcgAGCAATAGAATGAATTTCACGATCTCTGAAACGTTTGTGTGACTGATGTCACTGGTTGTACTCACccctctcatcaataaatttcccgattaccaaaaaaaaggttACAAACTCTCAACTTCTCACCTTACCCTCTCAatgagataagaacactttataaaGAAGCCTTAAcctaaaaaattatagaaatgcccctagaaCCCAAAAATGACTACTCAGTTAGGGTTGgatcaaaactgaacatatgtcgaaatacatatcgatacgaaggtctcgacgaATCTTACAGGGGTCAAAGGCATTTGACGATGACATATGCACTTTTTAAGCCATTCGAGCTCATTTCGAGGCCAAAATGATCTGTCGAAGATACTCTAAACCACTTTCTGGATTGAAAATCAGGTTTCATCACCAATAACATTAGAGAGCTGGTTTAGCGCCCAAGGAGTGCCAAGGAGGCATCCAACGATATTGGGTTACTGACACGAAGGAATACGCATCGAATACACATCCCCACATATCCAGCAGCCCAGCTTTATTAGATACCTCACTGGGCACTCCCTGGACGTTGAGGACCTGGAGAGGAACCCAACAGCCATGATCGGGCAAagtttttttccaaaataaaataaaattagggacctaagagagagagagaaagagtgatGGAGGGTCTCAAATCAAATTGTGTGTACGAAAAGGGAGGAAAtgaatcattattattattagcaTCAAGCTAGAGTATGTTTGGCATTGAGATCATATGATGATGCTTTCCTCTACGTACACTTCTATGATGTGGTAATACTTTGTGAGAGTTTATTTTTAACACGTGGTTTTTAGCATAATTACGTTTCAAATCCTATCGAAGTAGCTATTGTCATTGTCTACTCTCCCTCCACTTCTcatcaattttattttcaattttttcaaaCGTAAACCACCTAACCTTAACTCCCAAACCCGCATTTCACTCCTTCATGTAATCCACTTTCTACCCACAAAAGTCCATGGGAATGGGATTCGGGGGGGTCGGTCACATGTTAGATTTGGGAATTGTGATCATTGAGAAGATGCCGACCAACGTGACAACAAGAACCTCTTTTATGACAGTTGCTTTCAAATGGAAGACTTTCATGAATGTAATGAATGACTAGGCTGGCCTTCAATCAACTTCTTTACCCACTTTAGATTTTCCTTTGTTGATATGTGCAGGGGCTTGAATCTTAGAACCTAGATTCAACAAGATGGATTATGTGCATTTTGTTACAAGGCAAATTCAGTTTCATCGCTGCTGAGCAAATTCAGTTTCATCGCTGCTGAGACTATACGTCCAAGACATTTTTTGGAACCTGAAGTTTTTGATcttttaattggattacacTAGGCTACGAAAATTGGGCTGAAGGTGAAAGATGTTTGGTGCTTAAACATCTTTGATATTAACATGCTCCTGGAACTGGTAAACTTAGGTGAGGGGGATCATTGTCAAGCTGCATGGCAATGAGAACGTGCACAGTGGGCATTCAACTAgggtgggattttttatttcagagcaatggggcggtcattttgcctatGTCTAGGCGTAGGTGCCACACAGTCTACCAATAATTGAAGTTTATCCATAATATTATTAACCCCCACCCCTTGAGAAGTAAGGAAGtattggcattttttttttaatctagaaATAATCTAGGTCGTGCACATGTGGTAATATCTGAGCCCTTGTGCATCAGTTATATTTTATTGGGTGAAGCTCTGGCGATTTGTAGTGGTATATTAGAAACgatatttgaatgttttgatcgCCTTCTTGTTGGAGAGACTGTAGGGATCTTTGTTCTTACATCACGGGTGGGAACACGCACAACCATGCAATTAATTGTTTAACTTGTGATTCAAGACATTTCCCATAGAGCTTCATATTTTTTGGAATGTAGTTTCCATTTTGTCTCTGAAAAAATCAACACTCAAAGTCTTTTTCGTTCTGAGCAAGACAATTTAGCCTAATTCCACTCCGTGCTTTACGGAACCTTGTAATCCAGTACCTACAAACTTTGCTCACTTTCATTAATAGAAACTTTTGCTTACcaaaaaactgaaaatcaaagaTAAAATAATCTTCAAAACGTCTCTATTGCTTCTTGAAGTGTGATATCAAGAAGGTTTTCAAAACTATATTAATAATGATACAAAACGTgaaggaagagggaagtggCAACTATAGAATCTAATGAAATAATTAGTATTGAGAAGTACTTATCATGGACCAAAGCAACATAACACTTAACAATCATTGGCTACGTGTAGCTGCACTCACTTTACCTTGGAGAATAAGCCTAAAATCAAGATGGGGATCTAACGAAGCCACGAAGGCAACTCTCTAATGATTAAAGCCTTAATATTGTAGCCAATAGGCTCACCTAGACTAGTCTACTAAATTGATTAAATTAAGGATTAAACGCCAAGTCAAGCAACAGGTTCTAAGAGAGCAACCTTCAGGCTATATATATGCCTTTTGATGATCGGTCACTATCTTTCCTAGAATCATCATAAATGATTATTTACAAGTGTAATCAAACTATCTAATTTATATTATTAgtcatttaaaaaattaaaaagagtaatgaagaaaataatacttttaaatTATCACTTGCATGAAATTAATAGCAAcccaagaataaaaaaattctgtaAAAATCTCCTGGAACACTGGttgatgttttctgtgccgcagcgcagtcTGTGCCAGACACATGAGCCTGTCAttcaaggggtagggtggtcattttacccacctccatgtgtctaggcacatcCTATGCCcccaacacagagaacatttgacccataaattaaatagaaaaaagaaacaatcatACAATACAAGACGTATTAGCGTATGTAGAGTTTTCATACTATCATATGGAAACTCTTCATGTATGAAAACTCTACATATGCTGAtaaggaggaaggagaaagggTTATAAGTTCTCTTCCTCAAGATTATCTATGTTCACAAAGGTTAATTTCTCAATAACCCTAATAACTTCATCGCTATTTGTTATGGGTAAAATACCCTAGCCACTCACAACGAGACATGTGGAAACACGGGAATAAGAAACATGGACCGTGAAGTCTCTCGCCCTACTTTCTGAATATGGAAACCTTCTAAAAAAGACAAGAAGATGCACTATAACTTGGAGACTTAGAAGATCTACGCTTCCAGCTCCCCATTAAGGAAATGAATCTTACCAACCATTGATACCTTGAAGCTTGCCTAAAACAGACTCTCCAAAAtagtttccattcctaaaaggaaactactaaatcAAGCCAGATCCATATCAGAGAAGGATCATCCTCGATCTCCAATCCACACCACCATGCCATCAATATAAATAGCACTCCCCCAGGGACAAGGTATTATAATTCCTACTTCACATTTTGAAGATATTGCTTTGTTATTCCCTTTAGTTGCGAGGAaactgacttaagcatcgaaAAGTCTTTGTTGGGCACAGTTTTGGCCCTCTCACGATgtcttttttcttcatcttccacAAGTGACTCCTGGAACGCAACTTGTAGTTACGGAAAATCAGTTTTTTGCCAGAACGGTAACAACTCTACATAACTACTTCCACGTATGTACCACACGTTGTATCATTCAGCCATGTATCATTCCCATGCAACGATAATCCAAACGATATCGTATCAACACTATTAAACCGCTAGATATCCTAAGATGCAATGGTATTGTAGTCTTTATGCACCTCTATGAAGATTCATGTAggcttcgtttggttgcaagggaaattaaaggaaagggaaggaaaaattttcaaacctaaaaaaaaaacttttgtaatcattagcctatgtgattgtataaactacttaaatttcttttcatatttagtaatgatacactTTACATGTAAGATTTATTTTAcaatttaaaccaaaaggaattggatgcaaagttaATGACactgtcacatggggtaatgattacaaaaattccttcttttaaatgtgaaaatttcactttccttccctttaacTAATtcctcttgcaaccaaacggaactGTGATGCTAGCAaatctcttctattttcctttgtCAATATTTTAACCCAAACTCTACATTAGCGCTAAGGGTAAGCTGCCTTGGCATATAGCTCCATGCTACACCCGCAATAGCCAACATAAcaccattcttttctttttctttttttttggggggggggggggtaatcaATAACCGAGAAATATGAGGACTGTTAACAAGTGTACAAAGAATTTTTCTGATAATATTTACGTTTTCTGGTGTTGAATAAATGTTGGAAATAGA
This window harbors:
- the LOC122661090 gene encoding AT-hook motif nuclear-localized protein 28-like is translated as MKSEYDEGKGGGSNNSMFAKLHQQQKLHQLHHHQHHHVVTPECHHPSSHQPQYQTSEDDESRSSGGGGGGATTRAIVNHHSSEVTTITPKGDGATIEVVRRPRGRPPGSKNKPKPPVFITRDTTDSNAMRPHVLEVPGGLDVVDALARFVHRRNIGLCVLTSSGTVANVTLRQPSATPGATVTFHGRFDILSMSATLLPPASSSIPSSANAFSISLAGPSGQIVGGSVAGSLLAAGTVYIVAAGFSIPSYHRLSTEDELQSPLSGKADQSPSGSGGGGEGSHDHPGPLPVPAESCGVSIYSCHLPSDVIWAPTARQPPPPPHF